The sequence below is a genomic window from Microbulbifer hydrolyticus.
CCCTGCCGGCCTCAGCGCGGGTAATGCCGGATCTGTACGAAGTAAATGAAGCGGTACCCAGCCGCGGGACCACCGACCGCGCCGAGGCCACCAGACGCGGCCTGGAGCGAGTGTTTGTGCGCGTGACCGGCAACCAGAATGTGGGCAATGACCCCAAGCTGGCACCGGTGCTGAAGCAGGCCCAGAAGTACGTGCAGGGCTACCGCTACGACACGGAAGACAACCAGCTTTATCTGCAGCTGACCTTCGACCCCCAGGCGTTGAACGACCTGGTGCACAAGTTACAGTTACCCCTGTGGCCGAACAACCGTCCCGGCACGCTGGTGTGGATGGCGGTCGATACCCTGCAGGGGGGCCGCGATACCCTGCGCCAGGAAGATTATCCGGAGCTGTTTGGCCTGCTGGATGGCCTGGCGATGGAGCGTGGCTTGCCGCTGGACTTTCCGGTCATGGACCTCAATGACCAGCGCAACATGCCTCTGGGCGCCCTCTGGGCTCAGGATGAGAGTGCCGCGCAACGCGCCGGGGTCCGCTATCACCCGGATGCCACCCTGATGGGGCGCCTGCTGCAGACCTCCGGCCAGCGCTGGCAGGCCAACTGGCTGCTGATTCACGGTGGCCGCAGCTATGCGTTTGACGCCAGCGGCGCTTCTCTGGAAGAAGTGGCCCTGCGCGGGGTCAATGAGGCGGCGAACCGGCTGGCCGAGCGCTATGCGGTACGCAGCGATGACGCCGGTGTGGCCAGTGCCGTGCTGGTCGAAATATCCGGCATCCGCAGTTTCGCCGACTACTCCAAAGCCACCGGTTATCTGCAGGGCCTGGCCCAGGTAAGCAGTGCGGATGTCCTGTCGGTAAATGGTGATCGCCTGACGCTGGCGCTTACCACCAGTACCCAGCTGGAGTCCCTGCGGGATGTACTGGCGCTGAACCGCAATCTGCAGCTGGCGAAAGACGAGGGGCTGGTGGACCTGACCGGTTACCGGGCTCCGCTCGGCAGTGCCCAGAATCCTCTGCGATACAGCTGGCAGTAACCCGTGTCTGATCGCAGTCAATCCGACGACGTACCACAGCAGCTCTCGCTGGGGGTTTCCCTGCGTGACGACGCCACCTTCGCCAACTTTTTCCAGTCCCTCGACGATGGCAATCGCCAGGTTGTGGGACTACTGCAGGCGTTCGCCAGTGGCGACAATGCAGAGCAGGCCGTTTACCTGTGGGGGGAGCCCGGCAGTGGCGTTACCCATCTGCTGCAGGCGGTCTGCCAGGTTGCGGAAAGCGCCGGGCGCAGTTTCCAGTATCTGCCCCTGGCGGACCTGATCGAGGCGGAGCCGGAGGTGATCGTCGACGGCCTCGAATACCTGGACCTGGTGTGTATCGATGACCTCGACCTGATCGAGGGGCGCCCGCACTGGCAGACAGCCCTGTTCCACCTGTACAACCGTCTGCGCGATAGCGGCCGCCAGCTGATCCTGGGGGCGCGCAAGTCTCCCCGCGGACTGGCACTGGATCTGGCAGACCTGCATTCGCGCTTGCAGTGGGGTCTCACTTTCCAGCTTCACCCGCTGAGTGATGCGGACAAGGTGGCGGCATTGCGCCAGCGCAGCCGGCTGCGTGGCTTTGATCTGCCGGAAGATGTGGCCCAGTACATTCTGCATCGCGCGCCGCGGGATACCCGTGCACTGTTCGCATGTCTGGAGCAACTGGACCGCGCCTCGCTGCAGGCCCAGCGCAAGATCACCATTCCCTTCGTCAAACAGGTTCTCAATATCTGAGTTCTGACTCTGCTTCTACACCGCTTCCGGGGACCGTCCGGAAGCGGTGAATTCCACTTCTGGCATTTACTTCTACACTGATAGCAACCGCGTGAATTTATCCGCCGCCGTGCCCGTGGTCGCGCCGGCCCACTGTGGAGAAGTCGTATGCCTGGTATCTGCAGAATGTCTATTGTTGCCGCCCTGCTGGGCTGCATGGCGCTGTCCGCCAGCGCTGAAACCGTTGTCAGCGTGCTGAAACTGGACAGCAAAGGCGTGGGCGCCATGCTGGGCACCGTGACCATTACTGAAACCCCCTATGGCCTGGTGTTCAGGCCGAGGCTCAAGGGTTTGCCGAGGGGGCTGCACGGTTTTCACCTGCACGAAAACGGCAGCTGCCTGCCGGCGATGAAAGACGGGAAAATGGTGCCGGGGTTGGCAGCCGGGAGTCACTATGACCCGAAAAAAACTGGCCGCCACGGTATGCCCTGGGGCGATGGCCACCTCGGTGACCTGCCGGCACTTTATGTCGACGCCGATGGCCAGGCCTATGAACCGGTACTGGCCCCGCGGGTGAAGCTCTCCGACCTGAAAGGCCGCGCGCTCATGGTGCACGCCGGCGGTGACAACTACTCGGACATGCCCAGTCCACTCGGTGGCGGCGGTGCCCGTATTGCCTGTGGTGTGATTCAATAACCGGCGTCCCGCTCCGCCAGAATTTCGCCGTAGTCCCCGGTACATTGGCTGCTGGCGGCACTGCCGTCCAGTGGGCGGAAGAAGCCGTCGAAGCAGCGTGGCAGCGGCCAGGTGGGTTTGTGGATATTCAGCCCCTGTTGTGGCGTGCAGGGCTCGTCTGCACCCGGTACACACCAGTTGGCCGGTTCCCGCACCGGTGCGCTGTTTTGGTGGTGGCGGAATTCCGACACCGCGTGGTACACCAGGCGGCGCGCGCGATTCAGGCTGCCGACGGGCTCCCATTGGCCCACCCCGCGCCAGGGGTTCATCGACAGGTTTTCACAAAACTCCTGCTGGGCTTCGCCAGTAAAGGTTTGCGGGGGAATATGGATGCGCGCAACCGGCACGAATGGCGCCGCGTCCTCATCCCAGATCACCGTGGCGTCGTCCAGCGGCATTTCCTTTTCTGACGCATCCGCTGGTCGCGGCTGCAGCATAAACTCAAAACACGCCGAGCCGGCTTGCAAGGTATCCGCCATTTGCCGGGTGAGAAAATCATCCGCGGTTTTGTCGACCGATGTGGTGTAGTCGGCAGCAGGGCAGGGGCGGCTGGAAAACTTGACCGTGGTGTCGCCGAGGCGATACGGCAACATGGAAAAATACTGTTCGGCGAGGGGCGTCTCGATTGTTGACGACACCGTCTGATAGGCACGGAACATTTCTTTCAGGTGCAGGCGCGGTGGCCACAGGTTGATAAACCAGCCTTTCCGATCCAGCTTTGCCAGGTGCTGCATGTTTTCCGCGTAATCGAAAATATTACGGTTAAAGAACGCCGGAGTGTTGGTCATGATGAAGTCCTGATTTACAGCATCAGGACTGACATCGCCGCCCAGTTCCGGTGCGATGACCGCGCCCTCCGCACCCAGGAGCTTCACCGCCATTCCCCGTGCATCGCCCTTGCCATCTGGCTGTACCAGCATGTCGCCATTGGAAAAGCGGATCCATGCCTGGTAGCTATGCCCGGGTGTGGCAAACACACTGTGCTGGAACTGCTCCGGGATATCGCCGTTTACTTCAAACTCCGCGCGCAGGCACCCGGTCGCCTTGGCGTGGGCATCGCGGCGGTAATGCTCTCCATACTTCGGGCTGTTGTGCTGGTGCGCGACCCTGGAGATTTCACGGGCTGATTCAATCGCCGAGACAATCGCGTTGCGCTCCGCGGGCGAAATTTCCATTGCGAGCTGTTCGATGCTGGCATCCACCGAGCGGGCGATATCCGCTTGGTCGCGCGAATGGGAATCGGCTGCCTGTGCTTGCGTCGTGCCGAGAATGGCGGCAAGCAACAGAGCAATGCGGAAGGGGAGTTTCGTGTTCGCCCGGCTCATTGGGATTCCTCCCGCGAAGCAAGTTGCGAAGCGGTCGCGTGTTGGAACTGGTTGCAGGCCTGTTCACCAATGGCGCTTTCGGGGGCTTGCGGGTACCGGGCCCAGTTTTGCGGGTCGCCGCCGAGGGCTTCGGAAAAGTCCGGGTTGCCCATCACCTTGATATATTCGATCAGCGCCATGCGCTCGACCTCGCTGAGGCGCTCGCCAATGCGTCCATCCACATCGGCGTCAGTAAACAGGTGACCGGAGTTGCTGTTGCCGGTTTGGCTGGTGTCGAACTCGAAATTCCCCGGGCGCATATCGGTTACATACCCGAGCTTTACCGGGTTGTATTCGCGGTGACCCACGCCGAAGCGTACCGGGCGTGCTTCCAGCGGCGACAGGAGGTCGTAAATGGTGGGCACGGAACCATTGTGCAGGAAGGGCGGGGTAGCCCAGACCCCGTGCAGCGGGCGAGCCTTGTAAGCGGGCTTGCTGACGATACGGAAGGGCACATTGAGCCCGTCGTAATCGGCGATGCCATTGTTGTCGCTGGAGATATCACTGTTCTCGTAGAGAACCGGCACCAGCTTGTTTAGCAGCAGTTGCAGGCCGTCACCGGCATTGACCCGGCGACGCTCGGCGTCATTGGGATCGTCGGGATTTCTTGCGACCAGCGGACCGGGGTCGAACGTGTGGTTGACGAAGTTCTTGGCTGCGGTGGGGTCGGTGCCGATCACGCTGATATCAATCCACGGAACGGCCCACATGGACTCGCGCCAGTCTTCGCGCACCGGACGGTTGTCTTCGTCGTAGGATATCTGCCCGGAC
It includes:
- a CDS encoding DUF2066 domain-containing protein → MPLTMNPRVLLCFSLLLAALLLALPASARVMPDLYEVNEAVPSRGTTDRAEATRRGLERVFVRVTGNQNVGNDPKLAPVLKQAQKYVQGYRYDTEDNQLYLQLTFDPQALNDLVHKLQLPLWPNNRPGTLVWMAVDTLQGGRDTLRQEDYPELFGLLDGLAMERGLPLDFPVMDLNDQRNMPLGALWAQDESAAQRAGVRYHPDATLMGRLLQTSGQRWQANWLLIHGGRSYAFDASGASLEEVALRGVNEAANRLAERYAVRSDDAGVASAVLVEISGIRSFADYSKATGYLQGLAQVSSADVLSVNGDRLTLALTTSTQLESLRDVLALNRNLQLAKDEGLVDLTGYRAPLGSAQNPLRYSWQ
- the hda gene encoding DnaA regulatory inactivator Hda — encoded protein: MSDRSQSDDVPQQLSLGVSLRDDATFANFFQSLDDGNRQVVGLLQAFASGDNAEQAVYLWGEPGSGVTHLLQAVCQVAESAGRSFQYLPLADLIEAEPEVIVDGLEYLDLVCIDDLDLIEGRPHWQTALFHLYNRLRDSGRQLILGARKSPRGLALDLADLHSRLQWGLTFQLHPLSDADKVAALRQRSRLRGFDLPEDVAQYILHRAPRDTRALFACLEQLDRASLQAQRKITIPFVKQVLNI
- the sodC gene encoding superoxide dismutase family protein; its protein translation is MSIVAALLGCMALSASAETVVSVLKLDSKGVGAMLGTVTITETPYGLVFRPRLKGLPRGLHGFHLHENGSCLPAMKDGKMVPGLAAGSHYDPKKTGRHGMPWGDGHLGDLPALYVDADGQAYEPVLAPRVKLSDLKGRALMVHAGGDNYSDMPSPLGGGGARIACGVIQ
- a CDS encoding catalase family protein: MSRANTKLPFRIALLLAAILGTTQAQAADSHSRDQADIARSVDASIEQLAMEISPAERNAIVSAIESAREISRVAHQHNSPKYGEHYRRDAHAKATGCLRAEFEVNGDIPEQFQHSVFATPGHSYQAWIRFSNGDMLVQPDGKGDARGMAVKLLGAEGAVIAPELGGDVSPDAVNQDFIMTNTPAFFNRNIFDYAENMQHLAKLDRKGWFINLWPPRLHLKEMFRAYQTVSSTIETPLAEQYFSMLPYRLGDTTVKFSSRPCPAADYTTSVDKTADDFLTRQMADTLQAGSACFEFMLQPRPADASEKEMPLDDATVIWDEDAAPFVPVARIHIPPQTFTGEAQQEFCENLSMNPWRGVGQWEPVGSLNRARRLVYHAVSEFRHHQNSAPVREPANWCVPGADEPCTPQQGLNIHKPTWPLPRCFDGFFRPLDGSAASSQCTGDYGEILAERDAGY